In Hyperolius riggenbachi isolate aHypRig1 chromosome 1, aHypRig1.pri, whole genome shotgun sequence, the genomic window ctatcagctgtgtatccacctaccttctccacaacgcaactgatggtcccagccccatttataaggcaagaaatcccacttattaaacctgacagggcacacctgctgaagttcatcaagagaatgccaagagtgtgcaaagcagtaatcaaagcaaaaggtggctactttgaagaaagaaaattgttcactgggaaaatttaaattgcagccattcttacacttttaatgtcagggttctcaaacttcacacagttggttactggaattaatattcaggaaagtgggtggagcctacaacagctaatcaaaattcacctaccaCTTACGGATTCTGCAGACGCTTATCTATGCCCCTGCAGTAAATAAGCGTCtgcagtatgtttgttttttgtcgCCGCCCTGATCGCCGCACTTCTCCCGTCCGCAATCGCCGCTGTCCTGTCCCTTCGTGATCGGGGAATGCTTCCATCCCCGATCACTAAGTCTGCGATGACTCACAGAGTTGTTTAACAAAAATCCCCccccagaaacaaaatgtatacattttgttcCGTGTTAGATTTACAGAACAAAGAACTccatagcgccatcttgtggccaaaaagtaaaaatacatccaAAAACAGTCTAATACACTAACCCATAGGGTAattaaatagtgtttttttttttatatatatatttttaacctcttcctccccaccccatagttaccaaaataaaacacttgtaaataaaaaaaaatgcaccattaaaaaaaaaaatatatatataaatggttaccttagggaatTTGTTAATATGTGTTATTACTGTGGATTTTGTAATTAAAGTCTTGGaataattattataatataaaaaacacctttatttccaaataaaatattatcgccacactttttactagggacacaatttaaacgttgtaataacctgtGGAcatatgagcaaataaaatgtgtctgtttcatcatcaatagcacattttatgttaaaattacagtggctgaaagctgagaatggtgattttttattcattttttttctacttcttccttgcaaaatacatataaataaaataatggttagcaaaaagtactgcccagagaaagcctactttgtcctgcaaaaaaataatatatagatcatgtcagtgtgatgagtagcaataaagttattggcgaatgaaattgctctggtcctgaagtcgaaaaacctgtgatcctgaagtggttaaggggaatatttaaattgctgccattcttacactattaatgacagaggcctcaaacctgctacagtcggtcattgggtgactggtgttcaaatgcagaaaagggggtggggccacaaacagccaatcagatttgtttcatgggTTCAAGTAATAAATTGTTTTatgcaatgtacagtatataatttAATATTTGTTCTCTGTCCACGTTTCGCATGAAGCTGCGAGTGGTGAAGTTTCTACACCGCAAAGAACCTGTGCTCCTAAACTGACCAAACCATGTCAACGATTGGGGTTTGACATACTAAATTTGAGTCATGATTCCTCCCAATGTGGTTCACCATGGAAGGCTATCCAAGGGCCTAGAAGGGCTTTAGGCGTTACATTGTCATCTATTTGTAGTTTCCACATTTCCCAGTTCCTACCTATTATTTCTTTAATTCTCTCTGACATCAGGGAGAAATCAAAGGTGAAAATGAATTTTTCCAACTAATTTTGTTCTTATTTATAGACAGCGAACATTGCCAGAGATGCCCTGACGTAGAATGGCCAAATCAGAAGAAAACAACCTGTATTCCCAAAACATTAGAGTATTTGTCATATAAAGAAGATAGTTTGACTCTTATCTTCTCCATCACGTCTCTGTTAGGTGCAATCACCACTGCAGTTTTATTGAAAGTGTTTATTTCCTATCGGGATACACCGGTAGTTAAAGCAAATAACCGGGCTGTGAGCATCATTCTCCTGGCCTCCATCTTGCTGAGCTTCCtctctgtgttcttgttcctcggaCGTCCTGTAGATGTAACCTGTATGTTAAGGCAAACATCATTTGGAATCATCTTCTCCGTTTCTGTCTCCTGTGTTCTTGCCAAGACTATCATTGTCTACATTGCTTTCAAAGCCACCAAACCTGGAACCCGCTGGAAAAAGTGGGTTGGGCAAACACTGTCTAATTATATTGTATTAACATGTTCATCTGTCCAAGTTCTGATTTGTGGTATCTGGCTGTCAGTGTCTCCTCCCTATCAGGAGTATGACATGTTCTCTTCACCTGGGAAGATCATCATTCAGTgtaatgaggggtcagtgattggCTTCTACTCTGTGTTGGGCTATATGGGGTTTCTGGCAGCTGTGAGTTTTCTCCTGGCTTTCATGGTGAGGACATTACCGGACAGCTTTAATGAGGCCAAGtacatcacgttcagcatgctggtgttctgcagtgtctggattgccatgatcccggCCTATCTGAGCACCAGAGGGAAATACATGGTGGCTGTGGAGGTATTTGCCATACTGACCTCCAGTGCTGGATTATTAGGCTGCATATTTGTCCCTAAATTATACATTATTCTCCTGAAGCCAGAGCTAAACATTAGACTAGTCTTGTTAAAACCAAAAAATTAACATAGTAAACTGAGCTAGGGAAATTCTAGCCTAGGTTTATGTATTAGAGATTGTTGGGGGTTTTTACCTGTTTTGTCATCTAAAATTAGCATGTGTAAAGTAGACAAGACTGAAATAAAAATTGTTAATTGCAATTACTCTCAAATTGTgtttgcttgaaaaaaaaaaaaaacacagaagagaTATTATTTAGGTATTCTACTTCTACTTCAGCTAGTggaactcccccctccccctccccaaaaaGTTTTTGTAGTAGCATGTTGCTTGAGTTGTATTAGCTGATTAAATTACACAAAAAACTTTCAAGGCAAAGAATGTTAATTTGTAATTAGTTTTGTCCATGTTtattttcaggaacctagcggacatccaggaggagatggctgataggcaggaggagaccttgtccatgatagtggtggataggtcaggggtgtggagttagtatgtcatctgcatacaggtgaTAGTTTAAACCCATGGAggcgataaccttgccaatgtagGATGTGTATTGGGAGAACAGTAGGGAGCCAAGGACCGAGCTTTGGTGGAATCCCACTGAGACTTATTGAATGAAGTTGTGATGGGGCAGttagagaggtaggaggagagtcAGGCCAGGGTGAGGTCATGAATGCcaatggactggaggagtagcagatggtccactgtgtcaaaagctgctgaaaggtcaaggagtagaagaatggagcatttgccttcagctttagctgtggtgaggtcattgaccactttggtgagagctgtttcagttgagtgggcaggctgaaatccagattgcagtgggttcaatagggagttggcattgaggtacttggTCTGgcttttgtgaaccagacgctcaaggagttttgaggcaaaggggaggagggagatagggcggtagttggagggttgcgaggggtcgagggagggtttcttcttgagcaggggtagtacactggcctgcttgaagtctgaggagtAGGTGCCCGTGGATAGGCCGAGGTTAAACAGGGCAGTGAGGACTGAGGCCAAAGCCAGGAAGTGAGGATGGAGTAAGTCAAAAGGGACGGGTTCAAGGGGGAGGCAGTGGTATGGGAAgtttgcagtaggtggttgacttcctcaatgatagtaggagtgaaggaggtgaggggaagatagggtggaggaggagctgtatggggggggggggggtacgagaGGATTGAAGGCAGGTTATTTATGATtgtacatatatttttattttcattgttatagacaatattttcagatttgatTACATGAAGGAACAATACAATAtggttatagacaatattataACATTTCGGCTATACTCcgcgcccttttttacaggcgcctttatttcatgtatgcctCTTTAATGCTTGTTAGCATTTTGGCATCTATGCATAACCATGATTGTGCATTCTAgcaaaaataaatctgattcataTTTTGGTAATTCAAATACAACGTTAAACTAAATAAAATGTTGGATGACACTTGATGATAGTTTGTGGAATTTCCAGATCACCACCAGTATGTGAAATTCTCATTTCTGCCATCTGGCCGATCAGAAAGCCCTATGTCCACAGCAAAAAGCTCCAAGCAAGCAATCAGTGGTTAGCCAACCATCCTCGTATACAAAGAGCTTTCCTTCACTGGGCTAGGAAGGAGGTACAGAGATAAAGGGAGATCAGTGGGTGTTAGGAATATGGTGACCATTGAACTTCCCAGAGGTGAGGGCACTCTCACGGCACAGGGTCTTGTTGACCATGAGTCTTCACCTGAGAATTCGACAAGGGTCAATTGTCATTGCTACCTAGTGCCCACTAGGTCACACCCAATGAGATACCCCAAACAATCATAGGAAGAAAGCATGAAAAAGTTGGAAGTTTGTAAGCAGAAAAAATCTGAATGGAAGACAGTAGACATAGTCATAAACAAGCCAGAATCCAGGCTGCTAAGGTTCATAGTCAAGGTCTGAGTCGGTCAAGTAGGAGTACTTTCAGAGTCCAGTAAACAGGTCAACGTCAGGGTAGGTGGCACATGGGAAATTCAGGAGACAGGACAGAGGTCAAACCAAGGAATCAGATCTAAGAGCCAGGTCAATGTAGGTAACAAGCAagaagcaggagagtcaggcaagatGAGTTGGCAACAGCTGATCTGGATCAGGAGCAAGCATAGAACAATGCGGAGAGGCTAGAACAGCAAGTGGTCAGGCTTACCAATGCTGACAGAACAATCAGCATGATAAACCTGGCAAGACTGGCTTTTATAGCCAGGTGGGCTGCCATAGGCATCCCAGAGCACCCTGCACTCGCGCAGACATGAATCCATGGCATTGCGCAATCCCAGAAGTCACACCACGTGTGCCCGCATGCGCCAACCCAACAAGGAAGTGAAACCTCACAGAGTATCATGACTGTGAGTGGCAAGAGGAATGCCCACAAGACACAGCAGGTACAAGTGAGTATAACAGTGGGCTGCTTGATAGTATTTGTGATATGCTgaatcagaaaaataaaaaagggaaacCCGGGAGCCAAATCTGTTGTAGCATTTAAGGTGAAGGTAAGCAAATACATGCGTAATCACACTTTTCTGGTTGTCCACCTGCAATCAGTATAAtaatgtggggaaaaaagtccCCACTCAGCCTCTAGGGTTCAGGAATGGTTACTCCAAATGAAAGGAAAATTCTATGAATTTTGAAACACAAGTAGCCAGTAACTGGAGGTACTCAAACGGATGTCAATTAAtttaaaatggtaaaaaaaaagtagatgttgGTGTACCTTCAATGATGACAAGAGTTTGATATTTTTAGCTAAAAACTCAGAGCAATCTGTAGCTACTGGCAAGGATTATTTACCCGAGGAAGTGGCTTCAGGCCACAAAGCGCATTGTTGTTGTACTTGCTAATAACTGTAACTATAAAATTATCGGAAAGCTGTCATCATTAAAGGTAAGTGCTCCACTCTTGGCTCTAGATACATCTCTGGCACCGTatttggcctgaaga contains:
- the LOC137545273 gene encoding vomeronasal type-2 receptor 26-like; translated protein: MRETLYMEHMREHVTYNQEGGLSSPLILSSWTFHDTPNGSRKHDRKTAGFFSKSSTGERTFFIYPKEITWKSGMVPTARCSERCPPGLRVAPGKSHHVCCYECLPCAEGEISNVTDSEHCQRCPDVEWPNQKKTTCIPKTLEYLSYKEDSLTLIFSITSLLGAITTAVLLKVFISYRDTPVVKANNRAVSIILLASILLSFLSVFLFLGRPVDVTCMLRQTSFGIIFSVSVSCVLAKTIIVYIAFKATKPGTRWKKWVGQTLSNYIVLTCSSVQVLICGIWLSVSPPYQEYDMFSSPGKIIIQCNEGSVIGFYSVLGYMGFLAAVSFLLAFMVRTLPDSFNEAKYITFSMLVFCSVWIAMIPAYLSTRGKYMVAVEEPSGHPGGDG